Proteins encoded within one genomic window of Panicum virgatum strain AP13 chromosome 1N, P.virgatum_v5, whole genome shotgun sequence:
- the LOC120657550 gene encoding phosphoenolpyruvate carboxylase kinase 2-like, whose amino-acid sequence MTGGGEEALRREYVIGDEIGRGRFGTVRRCHAAATGAPFALKSTPKAPLRALEADPLDLALAEQEPKVHLLVSAPPPASRHLVALHAAFEDADAVHLVLDLCEGGDLFSLVSARGPLPEPEAADLAAQLADALAACHRRGVAHRDVKPDNLFFDASGALRLGDFGSAGWFGDGRPMTGLVGTPYYVAPEVVAGSDYTEKVDVWSAGVVLYVMLSGTVPFYGATAGEIFEAVLRGNLRFPPRAFAGVSPEAKDLMRRMLCKDVSRRFSAEQVLRHPWIVSRGGSAAVAC is encoded by the exons AtgaccggcggcggagaggaggcGCTGAGGAGGGAGTACGTCATCGGCGACGAGATCGGCCGCGGCCGCTTCGGGACCGTCCGCcgctgccacgccgccgccacgggggCGCCCTTCGCGCTCAAGTCCACGCCCAAGGCGCCGCTGCGGGCGCTGGAGGCGGACCCGCTCGACCTCGCGCTCGCGGAGCAGGAGCCCAAGGTGCACCTCCTcgtgtccgcgccgccgcccgccagccGCCACCTCGTCGCGCTCCACGCCGCCTTcgaggacgccgacgccgtGCACCTCGTGCTCGACCTCTGCGAGGGCGGGGACCTCTTCTCCCTCGTCTCCGCGCGGGGCCCGCTCCCGGAGCCCGAGgcggccgacctcgccgcccaGCTCGCCGACGCGCTCGCGGCCTGCCACCGCCGCGGGGTCGCGCACCGCGACGTCAAGCCCGACAACCTCTTCTTCGACGCCAGCGGCGCGCTCAGGCTCGGCGACTTCGGCTCCGCGGGGTGGTTCGGGGACGGCCGCCCCATGACGGGGCTCGTCGGGACGCCCTACTACGTGGCGCCCGAGGTGGTGGCCGGCAGCGACTACACCGAGAAGGTGGACGTGTGGAGCGCCGGGGTGGTGCTCTACGTCATGCTCTCCGGGACCGTGCCATTCTACGGCGCGACCGCCGGGGAGATCTTCGAGGCCGTGCTCCGCGGCAACCTGCGCTTCCCGCCGCGCGCCTTCGCGGGGGTCTCGCCGGAGGCCAAGGACCTCATGCGCCGCATGCTCTGCAAGGACGTCTCCCGCAGGTTCTCCGCCGAGCAAGTCCTAA GGCACCCATGGATCGTGTCCCGCGGGGGAAGTGCGGCGGTGGCCTGCTGA
- the LOC120657552 gene encoding probable starch synthase 4, chloroplastic/amyloplastic isoform X1, with amino-acid sequence METPRLVVGAAMRALPPSPPTPQFRRRRLPHPRGGAHFLPFARAARPALLTRCSYSSKGNSNSRGKPRRESSGTVRLDGEESSDQGTNLANDQRKGDIRELFSQAQRNILYLNKQRLLAMEELKKLQDENELLLQEIEVLEKEVHGVPVEAIKSSRFCELLLRIDTMVISGMINMQEASDLREKVVNNRSIIGSNFSDIYHKSNTELLSELRLFLRKPIEKPLHVVHICSELDPIVSCGSLSTYVAGVSCAVQGKGNLVEVILPKYTSINTDGIHGLRKAEAEYESYFGGIWHKNRIWTGTSSGVGLILIEPTQLSYFNRDMLHGYPDDFERFSYFSRASLDYIVKSGKQPDILHIHNWETAIVAPLFWDIFAHQGLENTRVLLTCQDLDSQCLEEPNRLEMCGLDPRKLHRADRLQDPNETHLVNILKGGIVYSNKVVLMSSIHSRDVLTRGLGHGLEATLTAHKEKILIASHGLDGELWDPSKDIYLPRRYSANDIEGKSICREALKRRLGFHSGSSIIVGCICDGYSDIHNLKEAIHVALRRSAQVIFMEKLGSVMNSTVRALKEEFINLDDSIAFIEEYDETLAHLIYAGSDIILCSSFEDPSLQIAMKAIKYGCAPVQINFPNDESRQFEGNDCRNRVMSKYIISTYGALSLLQALDSFKNDPSLWDQRMKDGMVKGLAWDAECYDLHWEAYSFIRKL; translated from the exons ATGGAGACGCCGCGCCTGGTCGTCGGAGCGGCGATGCGAGCCCTACCGCCGtctccaccgactcctcaatTCCGGCGGCGTCGCCTCCCGcatccgcgcggcggcgcacattTCCTCCCCTTCGCCCGCGCTGCTCGACCCGCGCTTCTCACCCGCTGCTCCTACTCCAG CAAGGGGAACAGTAATTCTCGCGGCAAGCCCCGTCGCGAGAGCTCCGGTACCGTACG TCTGGACGGCGAAGAGAGCAGTGATCAG GGAACAAATTTGGCTAACGACCAACGTAAGGGTGACATACGGGAGCTCTTCAGCCAGGCTCAACGGA ATATCCTCTACCTTAACAAGCAGCGGCTTctggccatggaggagctcaagAAACTGCAAGATGAAAATGAGTTGCTTCTTCAGGAAATAGAAGTACTAGAAAAGGAAGTGCATG GTGTTCCTGTAGAAGCAATAAAATCATCAAGATTCTGCGAGTTACTCCTGCGAATAGATACAATGGTCATCTCTGGAATGATCAACATGCAGGAAGCATCTGATTTAAGAGAGAAAGTTGTCAATAATAGAAGCATAATAGGAAGCAACTTTTCTGATATTTATCATAAGTCAAATACTGAACTGCTGTCCGAACTGCGACTATTTCTGCGTAAACCAATAGA GAAACCTCTTCATGTTGTGCACATCTGCAGTGAACTAGACCCAATAGTATCATGTGGATCATTGTCGACCTATGTTGCCGGTGTATCTTGTGCGGTTCAAGGAAAGGGTAACTTGGTGGAGGTGATACTGCCCAA GTACACCAGCATAAACACGGATGGAATTCATGGTCTGAGGAAAGCTGAGGCAGAATATGAGTCTTATTTTGGTGGTATTTGGCATAAAAACAGAATATGGACTGG CACGTCAAGTGGTGTTGGTCTTATACTCATAGAACCAACCCAGCTCTCCTATTTCAATCGTGATATGTTACATGGCTACCCTGATGACTTTGAGCG attttcctatttttcccgCGCGTCATTGGATTATATTGTAAAATCTGGAAAGCAGCCAGACATTTTACACATACATAACTGGGAAACTGCTATAGTGGCACCACTTTTCTGGGATATATTTGCTCACCAG GGGCTTGAGAACACTCGAGTATTACTGACATGCCAAGACTTGGATTCCCAA TGCCTAGAGGAGCCAAATAGGTTGGAGATGTGTGGGCTTGATCCTCGTAAGCTTCATCGCGCTGATCGTCTGCAGGATCCAAATGAGACACATCTTGTTAATATTCTTAAG GGAGGAATTGTTTACTCAAATAAAGTTGTCTTAATGTCCTCAATCCATTCAAGAGATGTTCTTACACGGGGTTTGGGACATGGGTTGGAAGCCACATTAACTGCGCATAA GGAGAAGATATTGATTGCTTCTCATGGATTGGATGGTGAACTTTGGGATCCATCCAAAGACATTTATCTTCCTCGTCGGTATTCTGCCAATGATATTGAGGGGAAGTCCATTTGCAGAGAAGCACTTAAACGACGACTTGGATTCCACAGTGGTTCGTCCATTATA GTAGGATGTATCTGCGATGGTTATTCAGACATTCATAATCTCAAGGAAGCAATTCATGTAGCTCTGCGCAGAAGTGCTCAG GTCATCTTCATGGAAAAGTTAGGATCTGTCATGAACTCAACCGTCCGGGCATTAAAGGAAGAG TTTATTAATCTGGATGACAGTATAGCATTCATTGAGGAATACGACGAGACACTTGCACATTTAATATATGCAGGCTCTGATATCATTCTTTGCTCTTCCTTTGAAGACCCATCACTTCAAATAGCG ATGAAGGCAATAAAATATGGATGTGCACCAGTACAAATAAACTTTCCGAATGACGAATCCAG GCAATTTGAGGGGAATGATTGCCGCAACAGAGTAATGTCTAAGTATATCATCTCAACCTATGGAGCATTGTCTCTTCTTCAAGCACTTGATAGTTTT AAGAATGACCCTTCCCTTTGGGATCAGCGTATGAAGGATGGGATGGTTAAGGGTTTAGCATGGGATGCTGAGTGCTATGATCTTCACTGGGAAGCCTATTCCTTTATAAGGAAGCTGTGA
- the LOC120657552 gene encoding probable starch synthase 4, chloroplastic/amyloplastic isoform X2, which yields METPRLVVGAAMRALPPSPPTPQFRRRRLPHPRGGAHFLPFARAARPALLTRCSYSSKGNSNSRGKPRRESSGTVRLDGEESSDQGTNLANDQRKGDIRELFSQAQRNILYLNKQRLLAMEELKKLQDENELLLQEIEVLEKEVHGVFSLFRKPLHVVHICSELDPIVSCGSLSTYVAGVSCAVQGKGNLVEVILPKYTSINTDGIHGLRKAEAEYESYFGGIWHKNRIWTGTSSGVGLILIEPTQLSYFNRDMLHGYPDDFERFSYFSRASLDYIVKSGKQPDILHIHNWETAIVAPLFWDIFAHQGLENTRVLLTCQDLDSQCLEEPNRLEMCGLDPRKLHRADRLQDPNETHLVNILKGGIVYSNKVVLMSSIHSRDVLTRGLGHGLEATLTAHKEKILIASHGLDGELWDPSKDIYLPRRYSANDIEGKSICREALKRRLGFHSGSSIIVGCICDGYSDIHNLKEAIHVALRRSAQVIFMEKLGSVMNSTVRALKEEFINLDDSIAFIEEYDETLAHLIYAGSDIILCSSFEDPSLQIAMKAIKYGCAPVQINFPNDESRQFEGNDCRNRVMSKYIISTYGALSLLQALDSFKNDPSLWDQRMKDGMVKGLAWDAECYDLHWEAYSFIRKL from the exons ATGGAGACGCCGCGCCTGGTCGTCGGAGCGGCGATGCGAGCCCTACCGCCGtctccaccgactcctcaatTCCGGCGGCGTCGCCTCCCGcatccgcgcggcggcgcacattTCCTCCCCTTCGCCCGCGCTGCTCGACCCGCGCTTCTCACCCGCTGCTCCTACTCCAG CAAGGGGAACAGTAATTCTCGCGGCAAGCCCCGTCGCGAGAGCTCCGGTACCGTACG TCTGGACGGCGAAGAGAGCAGTGATCAG GGAACAAATTTGGCTAACGACCAACGTAAGGGTGACATACGGGAGCTCTTCAGCCAGGCTCAACGGA ATATCCTCTACCTTAACAAGCAGCGGCTTctggccatggaggagctcaagAAACTGCAAGATGAAAATGAGTTGCTTCTTCAGGAAATAGAAGTACTAGAAAAGGAAGTGCATGGTGTGTTCTCACTTTTCAG GAAACCTCTTCATGTTGTGCACATCTGCAGTGAACTAGACCCAATAGTATCATGTGGATCATTGTCGACCTATGTTGCCGGTGTATCTTGTGCGGTTCAAGGAAAGGGTAACTTGGTGGAGGTGATACTGCCCAA GTACACCAGCATAAACACGGATGGAATTCATGGTCTGAGGAAAGCTGAGGCAGAATATGAGTCTTATTTTGGTGGTATTTGGCATAAAAACAGAATATGGACTGG CACGTCAAGTGGTGTTGGTCTTATACTCATAGAACCAACCCAGCTCTCCTATTTCAATCGTGATATGTTACATGGCTACCCTGATGACTTTGAGCG attttcctatttttcccgCGCGTCATTGGATTATATTGTAAAATCTGGAAAGCAGCCAGACATTTTACACATACATAACTGGGAAACTGCTATAGTGGCACCACTTTTCTGGGATATATTTGCTCACCAG GGGCTTGAGAACACTCGAGTATTACTGACATGCCAAGACTTGGATTCCCAA TGCCTAGAGGAGCCAAATAGGTTGGAGATGTGTGGGCTTGATCCTCGTAAGCTTCATCGCGCTGATCGTCTGCAGGATCCAAATGAGACACATCTTGTTAATATTCTTAAG GGAGGAATTGTTTACTCAAATAAAGTTGTCTTAATGTCCTCAATCCATTCAAGAGATGTTCTTACACGGGGTTTGGGACATGGGTTGGAAGCCACATTAACTGCGCATAA GGAGAAGATATTGATTGCTTCTCATGGATTGGATGGTGAACTTTGGGATCCATCCAAAGACATTTATCTTCCTCGTCGGTATTCTGCCAATGATATTGAGGGGAAGTCCATTTGCAGAGAAGCACTTAAACGACGACTTGGATTCCACAGTGGTTCGTCCATTATA GTAGGATGTATCTGCGATGGTTATTCAGACATTCATAATCTCAAGGAAGCAATTCATGTAGCTCTGCGCAGAAGTGCTCAG GTCATCTTCATGGAAAAGTTAGGATCTGTCATGAACTCAACCGTCCGGGCATTAAAGGAAGAG TTTATTAATCTGGATGACAGTATAGCATTCATTGAGGAATACGACGAGACACTTGCACATTTAATATATGCAGGCTCTGATATCATTCTTTGCTCTTCCTTTGAAGACCCATCACTTCAAATAGCG ATGAAGGCAATAAAATATGGATGTGCACCAGTACAAATAAACTTTCCGAATGACGAATCCAG GCAATTTGAGGGGAATGATTGCCGCAACAGAGTAATGTCTAAGTATATCATCTCAACCTATGGAGCATTGTCTCTTCTTCAAGCACTTGATAGTTTT AAGAATGACCCTTCCCTTTGGGATCAGCGTATGAAGGATGGGATGGTTAAGGGTTTAGCATGGGATGCTGAGTGCTATGATCTTCACTGGGAAGCCTATTCCTTTATAAGGAAGCTGTGA
- the LOC120657551 gene encoding wall-associated receptor kinase 2-like, whose amino-acid sequence MASTLQLQAIALAVLLSALTPAIPTTSAQRQPPPVGVARPGCRDRCGNITIPYPFGIGAGCYRHDVLGGFQLNCDDTRSPPRLTISDYSSIQLAGLSLAAGEARAYLNATRKCYNATGGFVDRNTNPSYMSLGTSPYLFSPAKNRLVATGCPSLGYFVDGREYFVSGCTSVCRPPQYAIPGQGSCTGVGCCQSDIPPGVDYFQPNTLSLQQAQLDPAFTTNVVVTRCHYVFLVETAWFRYSDRAFLNRTDDFAVPVVLDWAVRNVGNCSAARRNATDYACRSANSGCFDNIGNGAGYRCNCSKGFEGNPYLDGGCTDIDECRRKDRYPCYGDCTNTPGSYICVCPPGTNGDATSQNGCRTKDKFTLALKAVTGVSVGVFLSVFMCFWLYLGLQKRKLIRTKQRFFEQNGGVILQQQMRSYSSAGAGAGAGAGGFQIFFKEELEKATNNFAADRVLGRGGHGIVYKGVLEDKTVVAIKKSKMMEEAQTKEFAREMFILSQINHRNVVKLLGCCLEVEVPMLVYEFVSNGTLYHYIHDKDLKAGITFDTRLRIAAESAEALAYMHSSASPPILHGDVKTANILLDDKLTAKVSDFGASKLAPTDEAEIATLVQGTCGYLDPEYLMTCQLTDKSDVYSFGVVLLELLTRKKALYFDGPEEHRSLVSCFMTALKAGRHGELLDSQVRNEVRDEVLEEIAHLVMQCLSMSGEERPTMKAAAERLERLRRYQQHPWAQAHANPEERQTLLPVEQRDLPVMFRQQEVLDLEDGSTYTYSL is encoded by the exons ATGGCGAGCACCCTGCAGCTGCAGGCCATCGCGCTGGCCGTGCTGCTATCGGCTCTGACGCCGGCGATACCGACGACGTCGGCTCAGCGGCAGCCACCGCCGGTGGGTGTGGCGCGGCCGGGATGCCGCGACAGGTGCGGCAACATCACCATCCCGTACCCATTTGGCATCGGCGCCGGGTGCTACCGCCACGACGTCCTCGGCGGCTTCCAGCTCAACTGCGACGACACccgctcccctccccgcctcaccATATCCGACTACAGCAGCATCCAGCTCGCCGGCctgtccctcgccgccggcgaggctcgGGCCTACCTCAACGCCACGCGCAAGTGCTACAACGCCACGGGGGGGTTCGTCGACCGGAACACCAACCCGTCGTACATGTCGCTCGGCACCAGCCCCTACCTCTTCTCCCCGGCCAAGAACCGCCTGGTCGCGACCGGCTGCCCCAGCCTCGGCTACTTCGTCGACGGCAGGGAGTACTTCGTCAGCGGCTGCACGTCCGTGTGCCGGCCGCCGCAGTACGCCATCCCGGGGCAGGGGTCCTGCACCGGCGTCGGGTGCTGCCAGAGCGACATACCCCCCGGCGTCGACTACTTCCAGCCCAACACGCTGAGCTTGCAGCAGGCGCAGCTCGACCCGGCCTTCACCACCAACGTCGTCGTCACCAGGTGCCACTACGTGTTCCTGGTGGAGACGGCGTGGTTCCGCTACAGCGACCGCGCCTTCTTGAACCGGACCGACGACTTCGCCGTGCCCGTCGTGCTCGACTGGGCCGTCCGGAACGTCGGCAACTGCAGTGCCGCCAGGCGCAACGCCACGGACTACGCGTGCCGGAGCGCCAACAGCGGGTGCTTCGACAACATCGGCAACGGCGCCGGCTACCGGTGCAACTGCTCCAAGGGGTTCGAGGGAAACCCCTACCTCGACGGTGGATGCACAG ACATCGACGAGTGCCGCCGCAAAGACAGATATCCATGCTACGGAGACTGCACAAACACGCCAGGAAGCTACATTTGCGTTTGCCCTCCGGGAACCAACGGCGACGCCACCAGTCAGAATGGCTGCCGGACCAAGGACAAGTTCACGCTAGCTCTCAAAGCGGTTACAG GTGTCAGCGTCGGAGTGTTCCTGTCAGTGTTCATGTGCTTCTGGCTCTACCTGGGGCTCCAGAAGAGGAAGCTCATCAGAACGAAGCAGAGGTTCTTCGAGCAGAACGGGGGTGTGatcctgcagcagcagatgcgGTCCTACAgtagcgccggcgccggcgccggcgccggagcaggtGGGTTCCAGATATTCTTCAAGGAGGAGCTCGAGAAGGCGACCAACAACTTCGCCGCCGACCGTGTCCTCGGCCGCGGCGGGCACGGCATCGTTTACAAGGGCGTTCTCGAGGACAAGACCGTGGTGGCCATCAAGAAGTCCAAGATGATGGAGGAGGCCCAGACCAAGGAGTTCGCCAGGGAGATGTTCATCCTCTCCCAGATCAACCACAGGAACGTCGTGAAGCTGCTTGGCTGCTGCCTCGAAGTGGAGGTGCCGATGCTGGTCTACGAGTTCGTCTCCAACGGCACTCTCTACCATTACATCCACGACAAGGATCTCAAGGCGGGCATAACCTTCGACACCCGTCTCCGGATAGCGGCAGAGTCGGCCGAGGCGCTCGCGTACATGCACTCATCTGCTTCGCCGCCGATCCTCCACGGAGACGTCAAGACGGCCAACATCCTGCTCGACGACAAGCTCACCGCCAAAGTTTCAGATTTCGGAGCATCCAAACTGGCACCCACAGATGAGGCCGAGATTGCAACCTTGGTGCAGGGGACTTGCGGGTACCTGGACCCTGAATATCTTATGACATGCCAGCTAACAGACAAGAGCGACGTGTACAGCTTTGGCGTTGTCCTGCTGGAGCTTCTAACCAGGAAGAAGGCACTCTACTTTGACGGGCCAGAGGAACACAGGAGCCTCGTGTCATGCTTCATGACGGCACTCAAGGCTGGCCGGCATGGAGAGCTTCTTGACAGCCAGGTGAGGAACGAGGTCAGAGATGAGGTGCTTGAAGAAATTGCTCACCTCGTGATGCAATGCCTGAGCATGAGCGGGGAGGAACGGCCGACGATGAAGGCGGCTGCTGAAAGGCTGGAGAGGCTGAGGAGATACCAGCAGCACCCGTGGGCTCAGGCTCATGCCAATCCGGAGGAGAGGCAGACCTTGCTTCCCGTGGAACAAAGGGATCTTCCGGTAATGTTCAGGCAGCAAGAGGTCCTCGATCTTGAAGATGGCAGCACATATACTTACAGTTTGTAG
- the LOC120657552 gene encoding probable starch synthase 4, chloroplastic/amyloplastic isoform X3 has translation MVCSHFSGVPVEAIKSSRFCELLLRIDTMVISGMINMQEASDLREKVVNNRSIIGSNFSDIYHKSNTELLSELRLFLRKPIEKPLHVVHICSELDPIVSCGSLSTYVAGVSCAVQGKGNLVEVILPKYTSINTDGIHGLRKAEAEYESYFGGIWHKNRIWTGTSSGVGLILIEPTQLSYFNRDMLHGYPDDFERFSYFSRASLDYIVKSGKQPDILHIHNWETAIVAPLFWDIFAHQGLENTRVLLTCQDLDSQCLEEPNRLEMCGLDPRKLHRADRLQDPNETHLVNILKGGIVYSNKVVLMSSIHSRDVLTRGLGHGLEATLTAHKEKILIASHGLDGELWDPSKDIYLPRRYSANDIEGKSICREALKRRLGFHSGSSIIVGCICDGYSDIHNLKEAIHVALRRSAQVIFMEKLGSVMNSTVRALKEEFINLDDSIAFIEEYDETLAHLIYAGSDIILCSSFEDPSLQIAMKAIKYGCAPVQINFPNDESRQFEGNDCRNRVMSKYIISTYGALSLLQALDSFKNDPSLWDQRMKDGMVKGLAWDAECYDLHWEAYSFIRKL, from the exons ATGGTGTGTTCTCACTTTTCAG GTGTTCCTGTAGAAGCAATAAAATCATCAAGATTCTGCGAGTTACTCCTGCGAATAGATACAATGGTCATCTCTGGAATGATCAACATGCAGGAAGCATCTGATTTAAGAGAGAAAGTTGTCAATAATAGAAGCATAATAGGAAGCAACTTTTCTGATATTTATCATAAGTCAAATACTGAACTGCTGTCCGAACTGCGACTATTTCTGCGTAAACCAATAGA GAAACCTCTTCATGTTGTGCACATCTGCAGTGAACTAGACCCAATAGTATCATGTGGATCATTGTCGACCTATGTTGCCGGTGTATCTTGTGCGGTTCAAGGAAAGGGTAACTTGGTGGAGGTGATACTGCCCAA GTACACCAGCATAAACACGGATGGAATTCATGGTCTGAGGAAAGCTGAGGCAGAATATGAGTCTTATTTTGGTGGTATTTGGCATAAAAACAGAATATGGACTGG CACGTCAAGTGGTGTTGGTCTTATACTCATAGAACCAACCCAGCTCTCCTATTTCAATCGTGATATGTTACATGGCTACCCTGATGACTTTGAGCG attttcctatttttcccgCGCGTCATTGGATTATATTGTAAAATCTGGAAAGCAGCCAGACATTTTACACATACATAACTGGGAAACTGCTATAGTGGCACCACTTTTCTGGGATATATTTGCTCACCAG GGGCTTGAGAACACTCGAGTATTACTGACATGCCAAGACTTGGATTCCCAA TGCCTAGAGGAGCCAAATAGGTTGGAGATGTGTGGGCTTGATCCTCGTAAGCTTCATCGCGCTGATCGTCTGCAGGATCCAAATGAGACACATCTTGTTAATATTCTTAAG GGAGGAATTGTTTACTCAAATAAAGTTGTCTTAATGTCCTCAATCCATTCAAGAGATGTTCTTACACGGGGTTTGGGACATGGGTTGGAAGCCACATTAACTGCGCATAA GGAGAAGATATTGATTGCTTCTCATGGATTGGATGGTGAACTTTGGGATCCATCCAAAGACATTTATCTTCCTCGTCGGTATTCTGCCAATGATATTGAGGGGAAGTCCATTTGCAGAGAAGCACTTAAACGACGACTTGGATTCCACAGTGGTTCGTCCATTATA GTAGGATGTATCTGCGATGGTTATTCAGACATTCATAATCTCAAGGAAGCAATTCATGTAGCTCTGCGCAGAAGTGCTCAG GTCATCTTCATGGAAAAGTTAGGATCTGTCATGAACTCAACCGTCCGGGCATTAAAGGAAGAG TTTATTAATCTGGATGACAGTATAGCATTCATTGAGGAATACGACGAGACACTTGCACATTTAATATATGCAGGCTCTGATATCATTCTTTGCTCTTCCTTTGAAGACCCATCACTTCAAATAGCG ATGAAGGCAATAAAATATGGATGTGCACCAGTACAAATAAACTTTCCGAATGACGAATCCAG GCAATTTGAGGGGAATGATTGCCGCAACAGAGTAATGTCTAAGTATATCATCTCAACCTATGGAGCATTGTCTCTTCTTCAAGCACTTGATAGTTTT AAGAATGACCCTTCCCTTTGGGATCAGCGTATGAAGGATGGGATGGTTAAGGGTTTAGCATGGGATGCTGAGTGCTATGATCTTCACTGGGAAGCCTATTCCTTTATAAGGAAGCTGTGA